TCTGCATGGACGAGCCGCTTTCGAATCTCGATGCGAAACTGCGGGTCAGCACCCGCGCGCAGATCGCCGAGTTGCAGCGGTCGCTCGGCACCACCACCGTGTACGTGACCCACGACCAGGTCGAGGCGATGACGATGGGAGATCGTGTCGCCGTCCTGGAGAACGGCCGCCTTCAGCAGGTCGCGTCGCCTCGGAAGTTGTACGACGAGCCGGTGAACACCTTCGTCGCCGGGTTCGTGGGGTCGCCGGGGATGAACCTCGTCGAGGCAGCTGTACACGACGGGTACGCCGAACTCGGAGCGCTGCGAATCCGCGTTCCGCGTTCGGTGGATTCCGATCGCGTGGTGATCGGGGTCCGTCCGGAATCGTGGACGACCGTGGGGGCGTGGCGATCCGACTCCTGGTCGCTACGGACGGTCCTGGTCGAGGAACTCGGTGCCGAGTCGTTCGTGTACGCGGTGCCGAAGGACACCGTGGACGGAGATGCCGACAGGATCGTCGTCCGGTGGGATCGGCATGTGCCCGTCTCGTCGGGTTCCGAGATCCACGTGATCCCGAAACCCGACGAGGTGTACTTCTTCTCCGCACGGACCGGGGTTCGGCTCGGTGCTACTGCTCCGCTACCAATGCGTCGATCTGGTTGATGGCGGACGAGGCGCCCTCGACCACGCCCATGTCCAGAACCTGCTGGAGCGCTTCGGCGCTCTCGTAGGTGCTGACATAGGTTGCGCGCGTGCCGCCCTCGAACTCCTCGAAACTGTAGACGCACCGTGAGACGGGTAGTTCCGGTTTCGGGGTGAAGTCCGGCTCCGCGAAGCCGTCCAGGAACGAGAAGCCCGTCGGTTCGTCGACGGTCGTGATATCCCAGTAGCCGGCGTACTTCTCACCATCGGGGCCGGTCATGAAGTAGGTGGTACGGGTGCCGGGCTTCAGATTGTGGTCGACCACCGTCGCGGGGAAGGTCGGGGGTCCCCAGATCTTCTCCAGCTGACGGGGATCGGCGTAGACCTGCCAGATGCGGGACACCGGGGCGGCGAACTCCGCGGTGATGGTCAGGGTCGGCTGGTCGGAGTCGTGCCGGACGTCGGTTACAGGCATTTCTCAGCCTTCCTCGGAGGATTCGGATGCGATGAGTTCGTCGATGCGCGCGATGCGACCGCGCCAGAGCTGCTCCATCTCGGTGAGCATGGACGCCACCGACCGCACTGCCGCCACGTCACCACTGGCCAACTGCTCGCGACCGCTGCGTCGCTTCACGAGCAGACCGGCCTTCTCCAGCACGGCGACGTGTTTCTGTACTGCGGCGAAGGACATGTCGTAGTTCGCTGCGAGAGCGGACACCGAGTGCTCCCCCGCCAGGACGCGTCGCATGATGTCTCGTCGGGTCCGGTCGGAGAGCGCGTGGAACAGGACATCGGCCCGGTCCTCGTCGTCTCCGCTCACATCCCAAATGTACAACCGAATGATTGTATGTCAAGAGTTCGAAGCGATCACGAGTCGGTCGCCGTAGGCTGCCCGCTTCTCCTCGTCGAGGCCGCCGTCGGTGACGATGCACGAGACCTCGTCGAGGCTCGCGACCCGGGCGAGCGCGCGCTCTCCGAACTTCGAACGATCCGCCACGACGATCGTCTTCTCGGCCGACCGGATCATCGCCCGCTTGATCGGGATCTCCAGCGTGTTGGTGTTGGTGATGCCGGCAGTGGGGTGCACGGCGTCGGCACCGAGGAACGCCCAGTCGGCCGAGTAGTCCGAGAGGAACTGCACGGCATGGTCGCCGACCAGGGTGTAGACCGAGCCGAGGAGCTCGCCTCCGGACACGAGAAGCCGGACATCGGGAAATGCCGCAACGTATTTCGCGATACGCAGGTCATTGGTGAGGACCGTCAGTGACGCCTTGTGTCGCAGTGCGACCGCTACCTCGTAGGTTGTGGATCCACTGTCGAGCACCACGCTGTCGCCGTCGGACACCATGGCGGCCGCTACCGCCGCGATCGCCACCTTCTCCTCACGGCGTACGTCCTTCTTGAGGGCGTACGGCACCTCGAGGCCCGCGCCCTCGACCGCTCGGGCGCCCCCGTGCGTGCGCTCGACCTTCCCTTCACGGGCGAGTGAATCGAGGTCGCGACGGATCGTGGACGCGTCGACGCCGAGATCGGCCGAGAGGGTCTTCGCATCGACATATCCGTCGGCGAGGATTCGGTGGAAGATTTCACGTCGCCGTGCGGTCGCTGACACGATTGCTCCTAGGGCTCTGGGCACTCGAATTTCTGGGTACTCGGACGCCGTGGTCGGGGGTCGGTGCACGACCATAACGCACGGGCGACACACCTTTGCGTGGATATTGACACTGTCTGCGCTCAGTGTGCATGATTTCGTGCAGGATTTGCGCGATAGTGCGTGATCGTTTCGCTGGCACCACGTTGTTCGGAGGTTGCACGGTAATGCTGAAGTTGGGATACAAGGCGTCGGCAGAGCAGTTCGGGCCGCGCGAGCTGGTGGAGTTGGGTGTGTTGGCCGAGGCGCACGGGATGGATTCGGCGACGGTGTCGGATCATTTCCAGCCGTGGCGGCACAACGGTGGGCATGCGCCGTTCTCGTTGGCGTGGATGACCGCTGTGGGGGAGCGCACCGAAAGGTTGCAGCTGGGCACGAGTGTGCTCACGCCGACGTTCCGGTACAACCCGGCGGTGATCGCGCAGGCCTTCGCGACGATGGGGTGTCTGTATCCGGGACGGATCTTCCTCGGGGTCGGCACCGGCGAAGCACTCAACGAGATCGCCACCGGCTACGCCGGCCAGTGGCCGGAGTTCAAGGAACGCTTCGCCCGGCTGCGCGAATCGGTGCGGTTGATGCGTGAGCTGTGGCGCGGAGACCGGGTCGATTTCGAGGGCGAGTACTACACCACCAAGGGGGCGTCGATCTACGACGTGCCCGAAGGCGGCATCCCGGTCTACGTCGCCGCCGGCGGCCCGGTCGTGGCCCGCTATGCCGGACGCGCGGGGGACGGGTTCATCTGCACCTCCGGCAAGGGCATGGAGCTCTACACCGACAAGCTGTTGCCGGCCGTCGCCGAGGGGGCGGAGAAGGCGGAGCGGGATGTGGCGCAGATCGACAGAATGATCGAGATCAAGATCTCGTACGACACCGATCCGGACAAGGCGTTGGAGAACACCCGGTTCTGGGCACCGCTGTCGCTCACGCCGGAGCAGAAGCATTCCATCGATGATCCGATGGAGATGGAGGCGGCGGCGGATGCGTTGCCGATCGAGCAGGTCGCCAAGCGGTGGATCGTGGCGTCGGATCCGGACGAGGCGGTCGAGCAGGTCAGGGCGTATGTCGATGCGGGGTTGAATCATCTGGTGTTCCATGCGCCGGGTCATGATCAGAAGCGGTTCCTGGAGTTGTTCGAGCGCGACCTCGCCCCGCGCCTGCGCGCACTGGCGTGACGAAAGGCGTTGGCAGAAACATGGATACGGAAACACAGGATGTGACGACCACGGAGGCCTGGCGAGCCCTCGATGCCCATCGCGACGAGATCGCCGCGGTGTCCCTGCGGGAGCTGTTCGCGATCGAACCGCAGCGCGCGCAGGCGTTGACCTCGCACGCCGGGGATCTGGTGGTCGATTTCAGCAAACAACGTCTCACCGGTCGCACTCTCGAACTGCTCCTCCAGCTGGCGGAGCAGACGGGTGTGGCCGCGGCTCGGGAGGCGATGCTCTCGGGTGCGCACATCAACGTCACCGAGGATCGGGCGGTGCTGCACACCGCCCTGCGTCTGCCCCGCGATGCGCAGTTGATCGTCGACGGGGTCGATGTCGTCGCCGATGTCCACGCCGTGCTCGACCGGATGGGCGAGTTCACCGACCGCCTCCGCAGCGGCGACTGGCGCGGCGCCACCGGGCAGCAGATCACCACGGTGGTCAACATCGGCATCGGCGGCTCCGATCTCGGCCCGGCGATGGTCACCCGCGCACTGCGGCGCTTCCACGACGGGCCGGCGACGCGGTTCGTCTCCAACGTCGACCCCGCCGATCTGACCGCGGCACTGGCCGACCTGGACCCGGCGACGACCGTGTTCATCGTCGCGTCGAAGACGTTTTCCACCCTCGAAACCCTCTCCAACGCCACCGCCGCCCGCCGCTGGCTCGTCGACGCCCTCGGTGAAGATGCGGTGGCGAAGCATTTCGTCGCGGTGTCGACGCACACCGAGCGGGTGGTCGAGTTCGGCATCGACCCGGCGAACATGTTCGAATTCTGGGACTGGGTCGGCGGCCGTTATTCGGTCGGCTCGGCGATCGGGCTGGCGGTGATGTGCGCCATCGGACGCGAGCGGTTCGCCGAGTTCCTCGCCGGCATGCACACCATCGACACCCACTTCGCCACCACCGCCCCGGCACGGAACGCACCGTTGCTGGCGGGGGTGATCGGGGTGTGGAATGCGAGCATCCTCGGTTATCGGTCGCGCGCGGTGGTGCCCTATGCGCAGGATCTGGCGCGGCTGCCGGCCTATCTGCAGCAGCTGACCATGGAATCGAACGGCAAATCCGTGCGCGCCGACGGCACACCGGTGGTGTGTCCGACCGGGGAGGTGTTCTGGGGTGAGCCCGGTACCAACGGTCAGCACGCCTTCTTCCAGCTGTTGCACCAGGGCACCGAGATCGTCCCCGTCGACTTTCTCGGCCTCGCCCGTAGCGGCGACGACCTGCCCGCCCGCGACGGGCAGACCAGCATGCAGGTGTTGTTGCTGGCGAACATGTTCGCCCAGGCCAAAGTGTTGGCCTTCGGGCGTGATGCCGACGAGGTCCGCGCCGACGGCGTCGACGAGGCGTTGGTGGCGCACAAGGTGATGCCCGGGGATCGGCCGTCGACGACGATCCTCGCCCCGGAACTGACCCCGTCGGTGGTCGGGCAGATCATCGCCTTCTACGAACATCAGACCTTCGTCCAAGGCGTCGTGTGGGGGATCGACTCGTTCGACCAGTGGGGCGTCGAACTCGGCAAGACCCAGGCCACCGCCCTGCAGACGGTGCTCGCCGGCGACGAGATCCCCGACACCGGCGACGCGTCCACCGACCACCTGATCGAGGTCTACCGCACCCTGCGCAACGGAGGGAGGTAAGACATGCCCGCGCTGAAGTTGCTCTATCTGCCGCCTCCCGTTACCGAGGAATGGGATTGGCAGATGGACGCGGCTTGTCGCGACGCAGACGGATCGTTGTTCTTCCACCCGGACAACGAGCGGGGCGACGCGAGGGAGAACCGGATAGCTTCGGCCAAGAAGGTCTGCGCTCGTTGTCCGGTGCGGGAGAAGTGCCTGCAGTACGCCCTCGATTCCGGTGAACGCTACGGGATCTGGGGTGGGCTCACAGAGGACGAACGCACCCGGGTGAGGAAGGCCCGCCGGCGCCGCACGAGCCGGTGACGTCCGCTCGCCCTCACCCGCCGGAGACGACTTTCCCGATGACCCGCGCGGCCTCCCGGAAGGCCGCCGGATTCGGTCCTGCGTAGTTGAGCCGGAGGTACTGACCGGTGGGCTCCGCCGGGAACCACTCGTCACCTGCCGCGACGAGCACCCCGGCGGCCTCGCACTCGTGCGCGACGGCCTCGGCGTCGACGTCGTCCGGGAGCCTGCCCCACAGGTTGAGCCCACCGGACGGTAGCCCGTCGACAGCCACATCCGGTGCGAGCTCACGAAGTTCGCTCACGAGAAGGTTGCGGCGCGATTCGAGCTCGCGCCGCACCGCCCGCAGATGGGTCTGCCATGCCGGCTGGGTGACGACGTCGAGCGCGACCGTCTGGAGAACGCCGCTCACATAGACGGATTCGGCCTGCACGTCGGCGAGGATGCGTTCGCGAGCCGGTCCACGCGCGACGATCGCCGCGACCCGCACCGACGGCGCGACACTCTTGGTCAGGGAGCGGACATAGACGACGTGGCCCGAATCGTCGCGGGCGAACAGCGGAACGGACGGGGCCGAGATCGCGAAGTCGTGGGCCCAGTCGTCCTCGATGACGAACGCTCCCGCATCGCGCACGACGTCGAGGACCCGCTCGCCGGTCGACGACGACCATTGCGCCCCGGTGGGATTCGCGAAGTTCGGTTGTGCGTAGAAGGCGCGGGCCCGGGTCCGATCGAAGGCGCGGGCCAATTCGTCGGGATCGGGCCCGTTGGGTCCGCTGGAAACCGGTGCGAGCTGCACGCCGGCCTTCGTGGCCGCGAGGATTGCACCCCAATAGGTCGGTGACTCCACGATGAGGGGATTACCGGCGCCGACGAGTGCGCGGAAGATCGACCCGAGCCCGCTCTGACTGCCGGGGGTGATGATCACGTCGCCCGCGGACGGCGGGGCCGTGCGCGCGTTCGTCGCTTCCGACAGCTCCGCGGCGAACCACTCCTGCAGTTCGGGAAGTCCTGCAGCAGGTGTCCGTCCTACGGCGGCGTCGCTGCGGGCTGCGCGTGAATATGCTCCGCGGACAAGGCGTTCGGGAAGCAGCGTGCGGTCGGGATAGCCGGAGTGGAGTGAGACCACATCGTTGGACACGGTGCGCAGGGCGGCGGAGGCGCGAGGCAACGAGGGAGCCGTTCCGAGCGCTTCCGTCTGCCAGCTGTGATCGATCGTGTTCGACGTGCGGATCCGGCGGACGAAGGTTCCCACACCGGTGCGACTCTCCACGAGACCCCGGGTCTGGAGTGTCTTCAATGCTTTCTGCACCGTGACGGGGCTGACGCCGTACTGCGCGACGAGCGATCTCGTCGACGGCAACCGGGCGCCGGGTGCTGCGGTGGCGATCCACCGGGTCAGTTCCGCGACGAGCTGGGAACTGCTACTGTTCGACATGAGATTGAAGAGTAGCGCTATCGTGTCCGGCAGGCCAGTGCTATCGTCCGATCCTCGCGGGCTCGCCTGGGGTCTGCTCGGCGTCGCAGGCTTCTCCCTGACCGTGCCGCTCACCCGCATCGCCGTCGAGAACGGGGCGATGTCACCGCTGTTCGTCGCCGCCGGCCGCGCGGTCGTCGCGGCGGTTCTCGCCGCTCTGGCGCTCGCGCTCACGGGGCAACGACTCCCGAACACGCATCAGTGGCGCAGGATCGCCGTCGTCACAGGTGGGGTGGTGATCGGATTCCCCATGCTCACCTCGTACGCCCTGACCATGGCACCGGCGAACCACAGCGCGATCGTCATCGCGATCCTTCCGGCTGCGACCGCGGTGGTCGCGGTGTTGCGGGCCCACGAACGGCCGCCCACCCCGTTCTGGGTCGCGGCGGGTGTGGGGACGGTCGCCGTCATGGCCTTCGCGGGCCTGCGTGGCGGAGGTGCCGCGGGATTCGGTCGAGCCGATCTGCTGTTGCTCGGCGCGGTGGTCGCCGCCGCCGTCGGTTACGCAGAAGGCGGGCTGCTGGCGCGGGAGATCGGTGCGTGGCAGACGATCTCGTGGGCACTGGTGCTGGGGTCACCGTTGATGGTGACACTCACCCTGGTCTCGCTCGCCGACGGACCGCCGCAGGGTGGGGTGACGCACTGGGCGTCGTTCGCGTACCTCGGCATCGTCAGCATGTTCCTCGGGTTCTTCGCGTGGTACCGAGGTCTGGCCATCGGGCCGATGGCTCGGGTCGGGCAGGTGCAACTGACCCAGCCGATCATGACGGTCGGCTGGGCCGCCTGGCTGCTGGGAGAACCATTGACATGGGCAGTGTTTGCGGGCGGTGCCGTCGTCGTGCTGTGCGCCGGCACCGCCGTCCGCGTCCGTCGGAATTGAACGTCGGTCCTTGTCGAGGAAGAAGTCCCCAGCGCGGGTTGTCGCCGACGACGGGTTCCGTGTTTTCGCTCGGAGCCACGATCTCCTCCGTAGCCTGGACGTACCACGGGCGCGGTGGGGTGACGATGAAACAGGCAGTCCTTGTGATGGTGTTGCTGCTGGTCGCGGCCTGTTCGAACGCGGGAGAGCAGGAACAGCGGACGAACGTCCCGGCGGTCGAAGCGGACTGCGATGCCGCCGACCACCGCTTCGTCTCGTCCGTCGGCGCCGATGGCCGCCATTTCGAGGATCAATACGGTGATCCCGTCCTCGTCCGCGGCGACTCGCCGTGGTCGGGGATGGCCGACTGGTCGCCCGAGCAGGCCGAGTTGTATTTCACCGACCGCGAGATCAACGGGTTCAATGCCTCGATCATGTCGGCGATCGTCGTGCCGGTGAACGGCGGCCCGAGCTACGAAGGCGCCACCTTCGACGGCATCGAACCGTTCGTCGACGGCGACATCACGCAGTGGAACGAGGTGTACTGGTCGCGTGTCGACGACTACCTCCGGATCGCGTGCCGCCACGGGAACACGGTATTCCTGTATCCGATGGACGGGTGGAACCTCACCCACGTCTTCGCGTCGACCACGCCGGAACAGGCCTTCGAGTACGGACGGCGGTTCGCGCAGCGGTACGCGGAATTCCCGAACATCGTCTGGATGACCGGCGGGGACTACTCA
This window of the Rhodococcus pyridinivorans genome carries:
- a CDS encoding ABC transporter ATP-binding protein — its product is MAAIAFRNVTHRYPGADRPAVDRLDLDIEDGEFLVLVGPSGCGKSTSLRMLAGLEAVDSGRVEIGGRDVTGLPPKARDVAMVFQNYALYPNMTVAENMAFALQNAGMKKDERTARVLEAARMLELESLLDRKPGKLSGGQRQRVAMGRAIVRHPAVFCMDEPLSNLDAKLRVSTRAQIAELQRSLGTTTVYVTHDQVEAMTMGDRVAVLENGRLQQVASPRKLYDEPVNTFVAGFVGSPGMNLVEAAVHDGYAELGALRIRVPRSVDSDRVVIGVRPESWTTVGAWRSDSWSLRTVLVEELGAESFVYAVPKDTVDGDADRIVVRWDRHVPVSSGSEIHVIPKPDEVYFFSARTGVRLGATAPLPMRRSG
- a CDS encoding SRPBCC family protein codes for the protein MPVTDVRHDSDQPTLTITAEFAAPVSRIWQVYADPRQLEKIWGPPTFPATVVDHNLKPGTRTTYFMTGPDGEKYAGYWDITTVDEPTGFSFLDGFAEPDFTPKPELPVSRCVYSFEEFEGGTRATYVSTYESAEALQQVLDMGVVEGASSAINQIDALVAEQ
- a CDS encoding ArsR/SmtB family transcription factor, with the protein product MSGDDEDRADVLFHALSDRTRRDIMRRVLAGEHSVSALAANYDMSFAAVQKHVAVLEKAGLLVKRRSGREQLASGDVAAVRSVASMLTEMEQLWRGRIARIDELIASESSEEG
- a CDS encoding DeoR/GlpR family DNA-binding transcription regulator — translated: MSATARRREIFHRILADGYVDAKTLSADLGVDASTIRRDLDSLAREGKVERTHGGARAVEGAGLEVPYALKKDVRREEKVAIAAVAAAMVSDGDSVVLDSGSTTYEVAVALRHKASLTVLTNDLRIAKYVAAFPDVRLLVSGGELLGSVYTLVGDHAVQFLSDYSADWAFLGADAVHPTAGITNTNTLEIPIKRAMIRSAEKTIVVADRSKFGERALARVASLDEVSCIVTDGGLDEEKRAAYGDRLVIASNS
- the fgd gene encoding glucose-6-phosphate dehydrogenase (coenzyme-F420), with the translated sequence MLKLGYKASAEQFGPRELVELGVLAEAHGMDSATVSDHFQPWRHNGGHAPFSLAWMTAVGERTERLQLGTSVLTPTFRYNPAVIAQAFATMGCLYPGRIFLGVGTGEALNEIATGYAGQWPEFKERFARLRESVRLMRELWRGDRVDFEGEYYTTKGASIYDVPEGGIPVYVAAGGPVVARYAGRAGDGFICTSGKGMELYTDKLLPAVAEGAEKAERDVAQIDRMIEIKISYDTDPDKALENTRFWAPLSLTPEQKHSIDDPMEMEAAADALPIEQVAKRWIVASDPDEAVEQVRAYVDAGLNHLVFHAPGHDQKRFLELFERDLAPRLRALA
- the pgi gene encoding glucose-6-phosphate isomerase, whose amino-acid sequence is MDTETQDVTTTEAWRALDAHRDEIAAVSLRELFAIEPQRAQALTSHAGDLVVDFSKQRLTGRTLELLLQLAEQTGVAAAREAMLSGAHINVTEDRAVLHTALRLPRDAQLIVDGVDVVADVHAVLDRMGEFTDRLRSGDWRGATGQQITTVVNIGIGGSDLGPAMVTRALRRFHDGPATRFVSNVDPADLTAALADLDPATTVFIVASKTFSTLETLSNATAARRWLVDALGEDAVAKHFVAVSTHTERVVEFGIDPANMFEFWDWVGGRYSVGSAIGLAVMCAIGRERFAEFLAGMHTIDTHFATTAPARNAPLLAGVIGVWNASILGYRSRAVVPYAQDLARLPAYLQQLTMESNGKSVRADGTPVVCPTGEVFWGEPGTNGQHAFFQLLHQGTEIVPVDFLGLARSGDDLPARDGQTSMQVLLLANMFAQAKVLAFGRDADEVRADGVDEALVAHKVMPGDRPSTTILAPELTPSVVGQIIAFYEHQTFVQGVVWGIDSFDQWGVELGKTQATALQTVLAGDEIPDTGDASTDHLIEVYRTLRNGGR
- a CDS encoding WhiB family transcriptional regulator, with amino-acid sequence MPALKLLYLPPPVTEEWDWQMDAACRDADGSLFFHPDNERGDARENRIASAKKVCARCPVREKCLQYALDSGERYGIWGGLTEDERTRVRKARRRRTSR
- a CDS encoding PLP-dependent aminotransferase family protein, which produces MSNSSSSQLVAELTRWIATAAPGARLPSTRSLVAQYGVSPVTVQKALKTLQTRGLVESRTGVGTFVRRIRTSNTIDHSWQTEALGTAPSLPRASAALRTVSNDVVSLHSGYPDRTLLPERLVRGAYSRAARSDAAVGRTPAAGLPELQEWFAAELSEATNARTAPPSAGDVIITPGSQSGLGSIFRALVGAGNPLIVESPTYWGAILAATKAGVQLAPVSSGPNGPDPDELARAFDRTRARAFYAQPNFANPTGAQWSSSTGERVLDVVRDAGAFVIEDDWAHDFAISAPSVPLFARDDSGHVVYVRSLTKSVAPSVRVAAIVARGPARERILADVQAESVYVSGVLQTVALDVVTQPAWQTHLRAVRRELESRRNLLVSELRELAPDVAVDGLPSGGLNLWGRLPDDVDAEAVAHECEAAGVLVAAGDEWFPAEPTGQYLRLNYAGPNPAAFREAARVIGKVVSGG
- a CDS encoding DMT family transporter, yielding MLSSDPRGLAWGLLGVAGFSLTVPLTRIAVENGAMSPLFVAAGRAVVAAVLAALALALTGQRLPNTHQWRRIAVVTGGVVIGFPMLTSYALTMAPANHSAIVIAILPAATAVVAVLRAHERPPTPFWVAAGVGTVAVMAFAGLRGGGAAGFGRADLLLLGAVVAAAVGYAEGGLLAREIGAWQTISWALVLGSPLMVTLTLVSLADGPPQGGVTHWASFAYLGIVSMFLGFFAWYRGLAIGPMARVGQVQLTQPIMTVGWAAWLLGEPLTWAVFAGGAVVVLCAGTAVRVRRN